CTATCCGCTCGCTCACTATGCCCTCGGTAAATATTATCGGGACGGCATCTTCGGTGACAATCCGGTTCAACCCAGCAAGGCCGAGGCGAGCTATCACCTCGGTCAGGCGGCAGCTCTCGGCCTCGATCAGGCCCAGAAAGAGCTCGTCGAGTTGAACTATGAATTCAATTACACGCAAGATTGATCGGAGGGGTGAGAGGATGACCAAGACTCTGAAGATTTCTGTCCTGGCAGTGTCGGCTTTGGCGGCCCTGACCACGGTAAGTGCCGCACAGGCGCAAAGTTTCGGTGGTCTGCCGACGGTGACACCGCAGGCGCAGGCTGATCGTGCCCGCCGTGCCGCTGATTCCGATCGCGGTCGCGATACGGTTCGCCAGGAGCGTCCATCCTATGTCGTCGTCGACAAGGGCGGACCGGGCGGTGGCCAGCAGCGTCAAAGCTATGACACGATCCAGTCGGCCGTTGATGCGGTGGCCTGGGGCGGTGTCGTGGTGGTGATGCCCGGCATCTATGAAGAGAACGTGGTGCTTAGCCGCTCGGTCAGCCTGCAGGGCGACCGCGGTGCTGGCGCCGGCGTTGAAATCATTCCCGCCAGCGGTGAGGCCCCTTGCCTCTCCTTCCTGCCGACGCATTTCAACGACCACGCCATGGTCTCGAACATCACGTTCCGTCCAGGCGCGCGTCTGTCCAAACAGACCGCATCGATCAATGGCGACATCAACGCATCGGTGAATGGCAGCATGGATGCCAAGCCCTGCGTTGACGTGACCGGCGGCATCTTCACCATGGTCGAATCGACCGTCGATGGTGCCGGTGCGCACCGTGGTGACCTCGTTCACATCTCGGGCGGCACCGCCACCCTTGAGAAAAACCAGTTCACCGGCGGTCGTCGCGGTATTTCGGTCAGCCAGAACCACGCCCTGTGGGATCGCGCGCTGCTGATCGACAACATCGTATCGAACAACCTCGTTGAAGGTGTCCATCTGGAAGGCGTGTCGTCCATGCTGGCGACCGGCAACCTGATCAACGCCAATGGCCGGGGTCTCGTCTATAATGGTCGCGGCGCCGCAACGCTCGTCGGCAACAAGATCCTGAACAACCAGAGCCATGGTCTCCTGCTTGATCAGGATGCGCATCAGGTGCTGGTCCGTCTGAATCAGATCTGGTCGAACAAGGGCGACGGCATCAAGGTGTTCAGCTCCGGCGGTTTGATCGAGGATAACGATATTGACGGCAATATGGGGGCTGAAATCTCCACTGTCGGTCACCTCGACACGGTTCCTACGATCATCAACGATGTGGCCGCCAACAAGCGGTCACCGAAGCGGGGCGGCTGGGCGATCAACCAGCCTCGGGCCAACTAGGCTCCTTCGCCTCACTGGAAATTTGCAGACAGCTCCCCTCGGGGAGCTGTTTTTGTTTCGGTTCGACCAATATGACGACAATAGTCGACTGAAAGCCCTCTCTCATGCCGATCCGATTGTCTGT
This genomic stretch from Parvularcula sp. LCG005 harbors:
- a CDS encoding right-handed parallel beta-helix repeat-containing protein, with protein sequence MTKTLKISVLAVSALAALTTVSAAQAQSFGGLPTVTPQAQADRARRAADSDRGRDTVRQERPSYVVVDKGGPGGGQQRQSYDTIQSAVDAVAWGGVVVVMPGIYEENVVLSRSVSLQGDRGAGAGVEIIPASGEAPCLSFLPTHFNDHAMVSNITFRPGARLSKQTASINGDINASVNGSMDAKPCVDVTGGIFTMVESTVDGAGAHRGDLVHISGGTATLEKNQFTGGRRGISVSQNHALWDRALLIDNIVSNNLVEGVHLEGVSSMLATGNLINANGRGLVYNGRGAATLVGNKILNNQSHGLLLDQDAHQVLVRLNQIWSNKGDGIKVFSSGGLIEDNDIDGNMGAEISTVGHLDTVPTIINDVAANKRSPKRGGWAINQPRAN